In Stomoxys calcitrans chromosome 2, idStoCalc2.1, whole genome shotgun sequence, the following proteins share a genomic window:
- the LOC106081329 gene encoding holocytochrome c-type synthase, producing the protein MGNAVSIAQMQAAQGSNIPKNHEHMMATGANPPPECPMHQKDGKANATAKPPHPTMYATDSPPSECPVKHDNSDVSPLNMMPPANQQPAKDQPFPLPTDRQTSSIPKVTEDGSVQFWQYPSQQMFWNAMLRKGWRWKNEDVSQKDMSDIIRIHNANNEQAWKEVLKWEALHAKECGNPRLKSFGGKASDYSPRARFRSWLGYELPFDRHDWIVDRCGKDVRYVIDYYDGGIVDSDYKFALLDVRPALDSVDNVWDRMRVAYMRWKFAALDMVQGSRTDSGKVDH; encoded by the exons ATGGGTAACGCTGTCTCAATAGCCCAGATGCAGGCTGCACAGGGTAGTAATATTCCTAAAAATCATGAACACATGATGGCAACGGGTGCCAATCCTCCACCTGAATGCCCAATGCACCAAAAGGATGGAAAAGCCAATGCAACTGCAAAGCCACCACATCCGACTATGTATGCAACAGACTCGCCACCCTCTGAGTGTCCCGTAAAACATGACAATAGCGACGTAAGCCCCTTGAACATGATGCCTCCAGCCAATCAACAACCAGCTAAAGATCAACCCTTTCCACTTCCAACGGATCGTCAGACATCAAGCATACCCAAAGTGACCGAAGATGGTAGtgtacaattttggcaatatcccAGCCAGCAAATGTTCTGGAATGCAATGTTACGCAAAGGTTGGCGCTGGAAGAATGAGGATGTGTCACAAAAGGATATGAGTGATATTATTCGCATACACAATGCCAACAATGAACAGGCGTGGAAGGAGGTACTTAAATGGGAGGCGTTACATGCCAAGGAATGTGGAAATCCACGTTTGAAGAGTTTTGGCGGTAAAGCTTCAGACTACAGTCCCAGGGCACGTTTTCGCAGTTGGTTGGG TTATGAATTGCCTTTTGATCGTCACGATTGGATTGTGGATCGTTGTGGCAAAGATGTGCGCTATGTCATTGATTACTACGATGGTGGAATTGTAGACAGCGATTATAAATTTGCATTGCTTGATGTACGCCCAGCCTTAGATTCTGTGGACAATGTGTGGGATCGTATGCGTGTTGCCTATATGCGTTGGAAATTTGCAGCCTTAGACATGGTACAAGGATCACGAACAGACAGTGGCAAAGTTGATCAttaa
- the LOC106081326 gene encoding cyclin-dependent kinase 2, with protein MHDVGNFQRIEKIGEGTYGIVYKARDTKTGKDVALKKIRLESETEGVPSTAIREISLLKDLQHDNIVQLFDVVVADASLYMVFEYLNMDLKKLMDKKKDVFTAKLIKSYMFQMFDAIAFCHTNRILHRDLKPQNLLVDASGNIKLADFGLARAFNMPMRAYTHEVVTLWYRAPEILLGTKFYATGMDIWSLGCIFAEMIMRRSLFPGDSEIDQLYRIFRTLGTPDETTWPGVSQLPDYKAKFPRWEKTNVPEVIVKHEAYDLFKAMMAYDPNGRISAKNAMLHTYFDNLEIVKHVDLPKET; from the exons ATGCACGACGTTGGTAACTTTCAGAGAATAGAGAAAATTGGCGAGGGAACCTATGGAATTGTGTACAAGGCGCGAGACACCAAAACGGGCAAGGATGTGGCCCTAAAGAAAATTCGCTTAGAAAG CGAGACAGAGGGAGTTCCTTCGACCGCCATACGGGAGATATCCCTGTTGAAAGACCTACAACATGACAATATTGTTCAGTTATTCGATGTGGTTGTTGCTGATGCCAGCCTTTATATGGTCTTTGAATATCTTAACATGgatttgaaaaagttaatgGACAAAAAGAAAGATGTCTTCACAGCCAAACTGATAAAG aGTTACATGTTCCAAATGTTCGATGCCATTGCCTTTTGTCACACAAACCGAATTCTACATAGAGATTTAAAGCCTCAAAATCTTCTAGTTGATGCCTCGGGAAATATAAAATTAGCCGATTTTGGTTTGGCGAGGGCATTCAATATGCCCATGAGAGCATATACACATGAAGTGGTAACGCTATGGTATAGAGCACCAGAGATACTATTGGGTACTAAATTTTATGCCACAGGCATGGATATATGGAGTTTAGGATGCATTTTTGCCGAAATG ATAATGCGTCGCTCTCTCTTCCCTGGCGATAGTGAAATCGATCAACTCTATCGAATCTTTAGAACACTGGGCACACCCGATGAAACAACATGGCCAGGTGTTTCGCAATTACCTGATTATAAAGCCAAATTTCCTCGGTGGGAAAAAACAAATGTTCCCGAGGTTATAGTAAAACATGAGGCATATGACCTCTTTAAG GCTATGATGGCTTATGATCCCAATGGAAGAATATCTGCCAAAAATGCCATGCTACATACTTACTTTGATAATTTAGAAATTGTCAAACATGTGGATTTACCCAAAGAGActtag